A portion of the Scleropages formosus chromosome 13, fSclFor1.1, whole genome shotgun sequence genome contains these proteins:
- the hs6st2 gene encoding heparan-sulfate 6-O-sulfotransferase 2, giving the protein MDEKSGGARLLLALLMLLLFGLIVLQYVCPGTDCQLLRLASPGGGGRGSGGGGADGGGGGGGGTGGSGGGGDPYVAEDRSLARFVPRFNFTASDLSRFVDFNIKGDDVIVFLHIQKTGGTTFGRHLVRNLRLERPCECRAGQKKCTCYRPGKRETWLFSRFSTGWSCGLHADWTELTSCVPALMDTREPSRTQTPRNYYYITILRDPVWRYLSEWRHVQRGATWKASLHMCDGRAPTLSELPSCYPGDDWSGCSLEEFMDCPYNMANNRQTRMLADLSLVGCYNVSAMSEQERGAVLLESAKQNLRSMAFFGLTEFQRKTQYLFERTFQLSFIAPFTQLNGTRATSVEVDAETQRRIRQLNSWDVELYEYARDLFLQRFQVARQQERREQRQRRQQERRRRQRGRGSARRGDSGGSPGEERQALATLYQGQAEHGGKAGDWVEDKVLSSWWELEDNETTEDYLDNVEQWR; this is encoded by the exons ATGGATGAGAAGTCCGGCGGCGCTCGGCTCCTGCTCGCCCTGCTCATGCTGCTGCTCTTCGGTCTCATCGTACTGCAGTACGTGTGCCCGGGAACCGACTGCCAGCTGCTGCGCCTGGCCTCGCCGGGGGGCGGCGGCCGGGGCTCCGGGGGCGGCGGGGCGgacggtggcggcggcggcggcggaggaaCCGGGGGCTCTGGCGGTGGAGGGGACCCGTACGTGGCGGAGGACCGCAGCCTCGCCCGCTTCGTGCCTCGCTTCAACTTCACGGCGAGCGACCTGAGCCGCTTCGTGGACTTCAACATCAAGGGCGACGACGTGATCGTGTTCCTCCACATCCAGAAGACCGGCGGCACCACGTTCGGGAGGCACTTGGTGCGGAACCTGCGCCTCGAGAGGCCGTGCGAGTGCCGCGCGGGCCAGAAGAAGTGCACGTGCTACCGGCCCGGCAAGCGCGAGACGTGGCTCTTCTCGCGCTTCTCCACGGGCTGGAGCTGCGGGCTGCACGCGGACTGGACCGAGCTCACGAGCTGCGTGCCCGCGCTCATGGACACCCGCGAGCCGTCCAGGACGCAGACCCCCAG GAACTACTACTACATCACCATCCTGCGTGACCCCGTGTGGCGTTACCTAAGCGAATGGCGACACGTGCAGCGCGGCGCCACCTGGAAGGCCTCCCTGCACATGTGCGACGGACGCGCCCCGACCCTGTCGGAGCTGCCCAGCTGTTACCCTGGTGATGACTGGTCGGGCTGCTCGCTCGAGGAGTTCATGGACTGCCCGTACAACATGGCCAACAACCGGCAGACGCGCATGCTGGCCGACCTCAGCCTGGTGGGCTGCTACAACGTGTCGGCCATGAGCGAGCAGGAGCGCGGCGCCGTCCTTCTGGAGAGCGCCAAACAAAACCTGCGCAGCATGGCCTTTTTCGGCCTCACCGAGTTCCAGCGCAAGACGCAGTATCTGTTTGAACGCACCTTCCAGCTGTCCTTCATCGCGCCGTTCACGCAGCTGAACGGAACGCGCGCCACCAGTGTGGAGGTGGACGCGGAGACGCAGCGGCGCATCCGGCAGCTCAACAGCTGGGATGTGGAGCTGTACGAGTATGCCCGCGACCTCTTCCTGCAGCGCTTCCAGGTGGCACGGCAGCAGGAGCGCCGCGAGCAGCGCCAGCGCAGGCAGCAGGAGAGACGACGgaggcagagggggaggggttCCGCTCGGCGAGGGGACTCGGGAGGGAGCCCAGGGGAGGAGCGCCAAGCTTTGGCGACCCTCTACCAGGGGCAGGCAGAGCATGGTGGCAAGGCAGGGGACTGGGTGGAGGACAAGGTACTGAGCTCCTGGTGGGAGCTGGAGGACAACGAGACCACTGAGGACTATCTGGACAATGTTGAACAGTGGCGgtaa